One part of the Candidatus Zixiibacteriota bacterium genome encodes these proteins:
- a CDS encoding phosphatidate cytidylyltransferase yields MLISKNLVTRIIVAAIAIPAILWISDQGGFWLFGLVTVLSVLAMTEILSGEGYGFDHPLFWLAQVCLLAALVSSARSLFWTTEAGDILQSMSLFLFTLPIITIFFLLSGLYFSLGTQPPEELFRRHSRLVWGIGYILMLYPYVFALGDFSRMFAIDGFTGGDCLLLLFGILWLGDTAAMWVGSTFGRHKLAPGVSPNKTIEGFLGGLAAAVVVGIVIGLWKFQSLSLIHLIFIALGCSIFGQLGDLVESMWKRSLGKKDSSGLIPGHGGVLDRFDSLLFAAPFMYGYLILLVT; encoded by the coding sequence TTGCTGATCAGTAAAAATCTTGTTACGCGAATTATCGTAGCGGCCATCGCGATTCCGGCTATTCTTTGGATCTCAGATCAGGGCGGATTTTGGCTTTTTGGACTGGTGACCGTTTTGTCAGTCCTGGCTATGACCGAGATTCTTTCTGGTGAAGGGTATGGCTTCGACCATCCCTTATTTTGGCTTGCCCAAGTCTGTTTGCTTGCGGCCCTTGTGTCATCGGCACGCTCATTATTCTGGACGACAGAGGCTGGTGATATCCTGCAATCAATGAGTCTTTTCCTTTTTACTCTGCCGATTATTACAATTTTTTTTCTCTTGAGCGGACTTTATTTTTCACTTGGGACGCAACCGCCGGAAGAACTATTCCGCAGACATAGCCGTCTCGTGTGGGGGATAGGATATATTCTGATGCTCTATCCCTATGTCTTCGCTTTGGGCGATTTCAGCAGAATGTTCGCCATCGATGGTTTTACCGGGGGAGATTGCCTCCTTTTATTGTTTGGCATTCTCTGGCTGGGAGATACAGCTGCCATGTGGGTCGGATCGACCTTTGGACGACACAAACTTGCCCCCGGCGTGTCGCCTAACAAAACTATCGAAGGCTTTCTTGGAGGACTCGCGGCGGCTGTAGTCGTCGGCATTGTTATCGGCCTCTGGAAATTTCAATCCCTTTCTCTGATACATCTTATATTCATTGCACTCGGTTGCTCGATTTTCGGCCAGCTTGGCGATCTGGTGGAATCAATGTGGAAACGGTCGCTCGGTAAAAAAGACTCATCGGGACTTATTCCCGGTCATGGCGGAGTACTGGATAGGTTTGATTCGCTGCTCTTTGCCGCGCCATTTATGTACGGATACCTCATTTTATTAGTGACATGA
- a CDS encoding GntG family PLP-dependent aldolase: MKIIDLRSDTVTRPSDAMRQAIANAVVGDDVFGDDPTVIELENQTAKLFGSEAALYVPSGTMGNQICLKVHTRHRGEELLCDRECHVVNYEVAGPVVHAGLLVNLIQTDRGMITAEMVRENVRIKSLHSPETRIVALENTHNRHGGTVLPQDEILKVREVCDEFGLAFHLDGARIWNAHIATEIPLAELARPFDSISVCLSKGLGAPVGSLIVSSREFVEKCRRERKLFGGGMRQAGILAAAGLYALKNNLTRLADDHTNARYLATELNALGLFAIDMSRVETNIIVAKLNSGMTPESVIAKLKSAGVLAVPFGRDKIRMVTHLDVTREDCQAAVERIKKLLVKEQTVG, from the coding sequence ATGAAAATTATAGACCTTCGCTCCGATACCGTAACCAGACCGTCCGATGCCATGCGGCAGGCAATAGCCAATGCCGTTGTCGGCGATGACGTTTTTGGCGATGACCCGACCGTCATTGAACTCGAAAATCAGACAGCAAAGCTCTTTGGCAGCGAAGCCGCGCTGTATGTTCCATCAGGCACGATGGGCAATCAAATCTGCCTGAAAGTCCATACCCGACACAGGGGAGAAGAGCTCCTGTGTGATCGGGAATGCCATGTTGTGAACTACGAAGTTGCCGGGCCGGTGGTACATGCCGGGCTTTTGGTTAATCTCATTCAGACCGATAGGGGGATGATTACCGCCGAAATGGTCCGCGAGAATGTCCGGATAAAAAGCCTGCATTCACCCGAGACGCGAATTGTTGCGCTGGAAAACACCCATAACCGGCATGGCGGGACTGTCCTGCCGCAGGATGAAATCCTTAAAGTCCGCGAAGTCTGCGATGAATTCGGACTTGCCTTCCATCTTGATGGCGCGCGTATTTGGAATGCCCATATTGCAACCGAGATTCCACTGGCAGAACTTGCCCGGCCGTTTGATTCAATATCTGTTTGTCTCTCCAAAGGACTTGGGGCGCCGGTCGGCTCGCTGATTGTGAGCAGTCGTGAGTTTGTGGAGAAATGCCGCCGTGAGAGAAAACTGTTTGGCGGAGGAATGCGCCAGGCCGGCATTTTGGCCGCCGCTGGACTGTACGCGCTGAAAAATAACCTAACACGGCTTGCCGATGACCACACCAATGCCCGTTACCTTGCGACCGAATTGAATGCGCTGGGACTTTTTGCGATCGATATGAGCCGGGTGGAGACAAACATAATCGTGGCCAAACTCAATTCCGGAATGACACCAGAGAGCGTTATTGCCAAACTCAAATCCGCCGGGGTGCTCGCGGTTCCGTTTGGCCGGGACAAAATCCGCATGGTCACACACTTGGATGTCACACGCGAGGACTGCCAAGCGGCCGTCGAGCGGATAAAGAAGTTGCTTGTAAAAGAGCAGACGGTAGGGTAG
- a CDS encoding UbiA family prenyltransferase: protein MKALDYFFAARPLLHLPIWSIYLVAVKYHHDLTGQSFDLSDLGIMAGWSLLATSALYINQIYDYESDRINQKLGFLQNNIVEQSALYKGFLLTSASAIALTLLYPAATRLIFLQAFLLSYIYSVPPVRLKNRPFWGLFANAYACGTLISFSVMPELSVHNAGLLGWDNPLYFGLSVGAIYLLTTIPDVAGDKATGKKTLAIALGMTGEKCLALLFMLGSALFAFSSNFIALLVLSLISSALICLTIFIKSEKIILLAIKLPLLLLTLFAGYWYPLYFVFVVVLVGCTRLYFKVRFNIIYPRLA from the coding sequence ATGAAAGCGCTCGATTATTTCTTCGCTGCAAGACCGCTCCTGCACCTGCCAATCTGGTCGATCTATCTGGTAGCAGTTAAATATCATCATGACCTTACCGGGCAATCTTTTGATCTGAGCGATTTGGGCATTATGGCAGGTTGGAGTCTTTTGGCTACTTCAGCGTTATATATCAACCAGATATATGATTATGAATCTGATCGAATCAACCAAAAGCTCGGCTTTTTGCAGAATAACATTGTAGAGCAGAGCGCGCTCTATAAGGGTTTCCTACTCACCTCCGCGTCTGCTATTGCTCTGACACTCTTGTATCCGGCGGCGACCCGCCTTATATTCTTACAAGCCTTTCTACTCAGTTACATTTATTCTGTACCGCCTGTGCGACTCAAAAACCGGCCGTTTTGGGGTCTGTTCGCCAACGCGTATGCCTGCGGAACGCTGATTTCGTTTTCTGTGATGCCCGAGCTTTCTGTTCACAATGCCGGCCTTCTCGGTTGGGACAACCCGCTTTATTTTGGCCTGTCAGTGGGAGCAATCTACCTTTTGACAACGATACCCGATGTCGCCGGAGATAAGGCTACCGGCAAAAAAACTCTTGCGATAGCGCTGGGAATGACCGGCGAAAAATGTCTTGCTCTGCTTTTCATGCTCGGCTCGGCCCTCTTTGCCTTTAGCTCAAATTTCATAGCGCTCTTAGTGCTCTCTCTCATTTCGTCCGCTCTCATTTGTCTGACCATATTTATCAAATCCGAAAAAATAATCTTGCTGGCGATTAAATTACCGCTTCTGCTTCTCACATTATTCGCCGGCTACTGGTATCCGCTCTATTTTGTGTTTGTTGTTGTCTTGGTCGGGTGCACCAGACTATATTTCAAAGTTCGATTTAACATCATCTACCCGAGGCTGGCATAA
- a CDS encoding isoprenyl transferase, whose translation MYELTDLKNRILAAATRIPQHVAIIMDGNGRWAAQRNQPRTAGHEAGVKAVKEVVKVSGELGIKYLTLYTFSLENWKRPKDEVTAIMSLLTRTTLNELDELMKNDVKLITTGRLSGLSRVRRVALDEAVHRTRNNKGLVLNLALNYGGRAEILDAVKGIANSIRAGILDIADIDEELFSSFLYTAGIPDPDLLIRTSGELRISNFLLWQTSYTELYIIDTLWPDFGRRDLFDAILNYQGRERRFGMVSQKEVD comes from the coding sequence ATGTACGAGCTTACTGACCTGAAAAATAGAATTCTGGCCGCCGCAACCCGCATTCCTCAGCATGTTGCAATTATAATGGATGGAAACGGACGCTGGGCCGCCCAGAGAAATCAGCCTCGCACAGCGGGGCATGAGGCCGGTGTCAAGGCTGTCAAGGAAGTTGTGAAGGTCTCCGGTGAACTTGGGATTAAATACCTCACTCTCTACACATTCTCACTAGAGAATTGGAAACGACCGAAAGACGAGGTCACAGCCATCATGTCACTGCTGACCCGAACAACCCTCAATGAGCTCGATGAATTGATGAAAAACGATGTGAAACTCATCACAACCGGCCGCCTGAGTGGGCTTTCGCGAGTCAGGCGAGTGGCCCTTGACGAAGCTGTGCATCGAACCAGAAATAATAAAGGGCTGGTTCTGAACCTTGCCCTGAATTACGGCGGACGAGCGGAGATTCTTGACGCCGTGAAAGGTATAGCCAATTCAATCCGGGCCGGTATTCTCGATATTGCCGATATTGACGAGGAACTCTTTTCGAGTTTCCTCTACACCGCAGGCATACCCGATCCGGATTTATTGATACGAACATCGGGAGAGCTTCGTATTTCGAATTTCCTTCTCTGGCAGACCAGCTACACCGAGCTCTATATCATCGACACACTCTGGCCGGACTTTGGGCGCAGAGACCTATTCGACGCTATCCTCAACTATCAGGGGCGCGAGCGGAGATTTGGTATGGTTTCTCAAAAAGAGGTCGATTAG
- a CDS encoding cold shock domain-containing protein — protein MSKGKVKYFNEHKGWGIIAGDGSDQDVYVHYTAINMEGYRTLKEGQEVFFELAGSDGGPKAQNVILAN, from the coding sequence ATGTCAAAGGGTAAAGTTAAGTACTTTAATGAGCACAAGGGATGGGGAATTATCGCGGGTGATGGCTCAGACCAGGATGTCTATGTCCATTACACAGCGATAAACATGGAAGGGTACCGAACGCTTAAAGAAGGACAGGAAGTATTTTTCGAACTGGCCGGCTCTGACGGGGGTCCAAAAGCCCAGAATGTCATTCTGGCAAATTAA
- the xseA gene encoding exodeoxyribonuclease VII large subunit → MIDSPQAYTVSAVTRMIKGALEDRFAGVWIEGEITGYIHHSSGHRYFSLKDEQAVLKATCWKSVGQTLKFTPTNGQKVLIFGDINVYEKGGNYQLNCKKIVPVGVGPLELAFRQLHERLSREGLFDSARKRPLPLFPERIGIVTSPTGAAIRDLIHIAQRRNNSIQLIIYPARVQGDGAENEIAAGIAFFNARLEVNLIIAGRGGGSLEDLWAFNTETVVRAIVGSRIPVVSAVGHEVDTTLSDLAADLRASTPSAAAELTVWSKQDFKDHLSSLKTSYRRFMEQKLNEFRESLNFLKSRSAWIRPLDFVNQKRQYLDSLSRVHSSAGKNRFELHKNRLSLAVSRLETLSPLKTLARGYSVSQRLDGDGGLIRTIADIEIGARMETIVADGRLQSVIERKQKSS, encoded by the coding sequence ATGATTGATTCACCACAGGCCTATACCGTGTCGGCCGTCACGAGAATGATAAAGGGAGCGCTCGAAGACAGATTCGCCGGTGTCTGGATCGAAGGCGAAATCACCGGCTATATCCACCATTCATCCGGTCACAGATATTTTTCACTTAAAGACGAGCAAGCCGTGCTCAAAGCAACTTGCTGGAAATCGGTCGGCCAAACTCTGAAATTTACTCCAACAAACGGACAGAAGGTTTTGATCTTCGGAGATATTAACGTCTACGAAAAAGGCGGAAATTATCAGTTAAACTGTAAAAAAATTGTGCCAGTTGGTGTCGGCCCGCTCGAGCTGGCCTTCAGACAATTGCATGAGCGGCTCTCACGCGAGGGGCTTTTCGATTCCGCCCGAAAGCGACCTTTGCCGCTATTCCCCGAACGCATAGGAATCGTAACCTCGCCTACCGGAGCCGCAATTCGTGACTTAATACATATTGCTCAGCGCCGAAACAATTCGATTCAATTGATAATATATCCCGCTCGCGTCCAAGGAGACGGCGCGGAAAATGAAATAGCCGCTGGCATCGCATTTTTCAACGCCCGTCTTGAGGTCAATCTCATCATAGCCGGGCGGGGTGGAGGCTCTCTCGAAGACTTATGGGCGTTCAATACCGAAACCGTCGTTCGGGCCATAGTTGGCTCGCGCATACCGGTTGTTTCGGCAGTTGGCCATGAGGTCGATACAACCCTTTCTGACCTCGCGGCCGATTTGCGCGCCTCGACTCCCTCAGCCGCCGCCGAACTGACAGTCTGGTCAAAGCAGGATTTCAAGGACCATCTCAGTTCACTCAAAACAAGTTACCGCCGTTTCATGGAACAAAAGCTCAATGAATTCCGCGAGTCGCTCAACTTCCTCAAATCTCGATCGGCATGGATTCGGCCGTTGGATTTTGTCAATCAGAAACGCCAGTATCTCGATAGCCTTAGTCGGGTTCATTCCTCAGCCGGAAAAAACCGTTTTGAACTCCACAAAAACAGGTTATCTTTGGCCGTCTCAAGATTGGAGACCTTGTCGCCTCTGAAAACCCTTGCGCGGGGCTATTCGGTCAGCCAGCGTTTGGACGGAGATGGGGGGCTGATTCGAACGATTGCTGATATAGAAATCGGTGCCCGGATGGAAACGATTGTTGCCGACGGGCGGTTACAGTCTGTGATCGAAAGAAAGCAAAAGAGTAGCTGA
- a CDS encoding C40 family peptidase, which yields MIRVLFAIIVCAMLIACQGIQRYGTRGNPGSASERPKQSTVSGSTSVQGLSTNDHIRLGLILQKQLGKPYVGSSAYEQGIDCSKFTRDAFASFGNISLPRTAFEQFSSGAIVHQKSLRYGDLVFFKTDGDQISHVGVYVGFGEFIHASSSRGVIVSGLSEEYWSRRFVGARRILVSQ from the coding sequence ATGATAAGAGTCCTCTTTGCTATAATTGTATGCGCCATGTTAATCGCCTGTCAAGGCATTCAGCGCTATGGCACGCGCGGAAATCCGGGCTCTGCTTCTGAACGCCCGAAGCAATCTACGGTATCAGGTTCGACTTCGGTTCAGGGACTATCCACAAATGATCATATTCGATTGGGACTTATTCTTCAGAAACAACTCGGCAAGCCGTACGTTGGCTCCTCGGCATACGAGCAAGGGATTGACTGCTCAAAATTTACCCGCGATGCCTTTGCCTCCTTTGGCAATATAAGCCTTCCTCGTACCGCTTTCGAGCAATTCTCCTCTGGAGCAATAGTCCATCAGAAATCGCTCCGCTATGGGGACCTTGTGTTTTTCAAAACCGATGGCGACCAGATTTCCCATGTCGGCGTGTATGTTGGATTTGGTGAATTTATCCATGCTTCTTCATCGCGGGGCGTGATAGTCAGCGGACTATCCGAAGAGTATTGGTCACGTCGTTTTGTCGGGGCGCGGCGCATTCTGGTATCGCAGTAA
- the uvrC gene encoding excinuclease ABC subunit UvrC, translated as MASSLESLEAKLKNLPNSHGVYIFKNVKGEIIYIGKANSLRNRVRSYFRPADKLDVKTQRLAFHITDLDMMATDNEIESLILEANLVRQHKPRYNVRLKDDKHFPYIKITTNEPFPRILVVRRLLKDGATYFGPYTNSQGMWRTVRALSRLFTIRTCNLTIPHPTAKQYKVCLDYHIKRCGGPCENFQSKAEYDKLVQSVIMALSGRSRELMNELTERMRSASENLRFEEARILRDQIDALESITDRQQRADAGEVVDRDIISIARESSDAVAVVMQIRQGVLLGRQDFQLSAEPDETDEAMLETFITQYYNNQPNLPEEIYFPLELQTVRIIASWLKKVKGKPVRIYTPKIGVKLKMVDLAAINARMLLDELLIHKRIQSERTSKMVTDLKDALRLPISPRTIACFDISNTGETDTVGSCAYFDNGRQKKTEYRHFKIKGVSGQDDFSMMREIVGRYFHRLKEEEKQPPDLVVVDGGKGQLSAAKAELESLGFPDQLIISLAKRLEEIFLPGNSDSITIPRSSPALMLLKRVRDEAHRFAITYNRKVRGKRTIKSALDDINGVGPAKARALLRHFGSVERIKSATRDELTSIKGINPSMADKILSSLQTQ; from the coding sequence ATGGCAAGCTCATTGGAATCACTCGAAGCAAAACTCAAAAATCTCCCGAATTCTCATGGCGTCTATATCTTCAAAAACGTCAAAGGGGAGATAATTTACATCGGCAAAGCGAACAGCCTCCGCAACCGTGTCCGAAGTTACTTTCGTCCTGCCGACAAACTCGATGTCAAAACCCAACGTTTGGCATTCCACATCACCGACCTTGACATGATGGCGACCGATAATGAAATAGAATCGCTTATCCTCGAAGCAAATCTCGTCCGACAGCACAAGCCGCGCTATAATGTCCGTCTCAAAGATGACAAGCATTTCCCGTATATCAAAATCACCACCAATGAGCCTTTCCCGCGTATCCTTGTGGTCCGAAGACTTTTGAAAGACGGCGCGACCTACTTTGGTCCCTACACGAACAGCCAAGGGATGTGGAGGACTGTCAGAGCCCTCTCCAGACTGTTTACCATTCGTACCTGTAACCTCACAATTCCTCATCCAACCGCCAAGCAGTACAAAGTCTGTTTGGACTATCACATAAAGCGTTGTGGCGGGCCATGCGAAAATTTTCAGTCAAAGGCCGAATATGATAAACTCGTTCAGTCCGTGATTATGGCGCTTTCCGGGCGGTCGCGGGAACTTATGAATGAACTCACCGAACGGATGAGAAGCGCCTCGGAAAATCTCCGCTTTGAAGAAGCTCGCATACTCCGCGATCAAATAGACGCGCTGGAAAGCATCACCGATCGCCAACAGCGAGCCGATGCCGGAGAAGTTGTCGACCGAGACATAATCTCCATTGCCCGTGAAAGCTCCGATGCTGTCGCTGTTGTCATGCAAATCCGGCAGGGTGTTCTTCTTGGCCGACAGGATTTTCAATTGAGCGCCGAGCCCGATGAGACTGACGAGGCAATGCTTGAGACTTTCATCACCCAGTATTACAACAATCAGCCGAACTTGCCCGAGGAGATATATTTCCCGCTTGAACTACAAACAGTGAGGATAATTGCAAGCTGGCTTAAGAAGGTAAAAGGGAAGCCGGTTCGAATATACACCCCGAAGATAGGCGTCAAACTTAAAATGGTTGACCTTGCCGCCATCAACGCTCGCATGCTTCTTGACGAATTGCTGATACACAAACGCATTCAGTCTGAGAGAACCAGCAAGATGGTCACGGACCTCAAGGATGCCCTCCGACTGCCAATTTCGCCGCGTACCATTGCCTGTTTTGATATTTCAAACACCGGAGAGACAGACACCGTCGGCTCATGTGCCTATTTTGACAACGGAAGGCAAAAAAAGACCGAGTATCGACACTTCAAAATCAAAGGCGTGTCGGGGCAGGACGATTTCAGCATGATGCGCGAAATAGTCGGGCGGTATTTTCACCGACTAAAAGAGGAAGAGAAACAACCTCCGGATTTGGTGGTTGTCGATGGCGGCAAAGGACAATTGTCGGCGGCAAAAGCCGAGCTTGAGTCTCTTGGATTTCCCGACCAGCTTATCATTTCGCTCGCAAAACGACTGGAAGAGATATTCTTGCCCGGCAATTCCGATTCAATAACGATTCCCCGAAGTTCTCCGGCTCTTATGCTACTAAAGCGCGTTCGAGACGAAGCTCATCGCTTCGCTATAACCTACAACCGCAAGGTGAGAGGTAAACGGACTATCAAATCCGCCCTCGATGATATTAACGGAGTCGGCCCGGCCAAAGCCCGCGCTCTTCTGCGTCATTTTGGTTCGGTTGAGCGGATAAAATCCGCAACACGGGATGAGCTGACATCGATAAAAGGGATAAACCCCTCGATGGCAGACAAGATTCTCTCGAGCCTTCAGACCCAGTAA
- a CDS encoding DNA methyltransferase, translating to MNSLYYGDNLEILRKHIETESVDLIYLDPPFNSQRAYNVIFQDKTGKASSAQIQAFEDTWAWTNETQQVYEQIMLRTEASAELKAMMQAFRSFMGNSDLMAYLTMMAIRLVELHRVLKPTGSLYLHCDPTASHYLKLLLDQIFGISNFRNEIIWKRTSAHSSANKCGSIHDVILFYSRTDKCIWNDIYQKYDSSYLETFFDTVDEDGRHYKRSDLTGAGVSQGVSGQPWKGLDVTTRGRHWMYIPSTLDELDKQGRIHWPKKKGGMPRLKQFPEDLPGVPLQDIWDDIRPIHNLAQERLGYPTQKPVALLERILTTSSKQSDVVLDPFCGCGTAIVAAEKLGRKWIGIDITHLAISLIKKRLNDHFPDSKFAVVGEPKSVDAAEMLFLDSPFQFESWAVSLLGGQPFKSKGGGDGGIDGLLYFQDFENKFHRAIIEVKGGKYQPKDIRALKGVLEREEAPLGILIALQPPTKPMLAEAAAMGTWTLPGGSNFPIMQIVTIEQLFGGRLPKLPDTSTTLKKAKREYRESEKKPPKFL from the coding sequence ATGAACTCCCTATACTACGGCGATAATCTCGAGATATTGCGCAAGCATATCGAGACCGAATCCGTTGATTTAATATATTTGGACCCCCCTTTTAACTCTCAAAGAGCCTACAATGTTATTTTTCAGGATAAGACGGGCAAGGCGTCCTCCGCTCAGATACAAGCATTCGAGGATACATGGGCATGGACGAACGAGACACAGCAAGTGTACGAGCAGATAATGCTCCGAACCGAAGCTTCCGCCGAATTGAAAGCCATGATGCAAGCCTTTAGATCCTTTATGGGTAACTCCGATTTGATGGCTTATCTGACTATGATGGCAATCCGATTAGTTGAACTTCACAGGGTATTAAAACCAACGGGATCGCTCTATTTGCATTGCGATCCAACGGCAAGTCATTATTTAAAATTATTACTCGATCAGATTTTTGGAATTAGTAATTTCCGAAACGAGATAATTTGGAAACGGACAAGTGCTCACAGCAGTGCCAATAAGTGCGGATCAATCCATGACGTAATTCTTTTCTATTCGAGAACTGATAAATGTATCTGGAACGATATCTATCAAAAGTATGATTCTTCGTATCTGGAAACGTTCTTCGATACTGTTGACGAAGATGGTAGACACTATAAGCGAAGTGACCTTACTGGAGCCGGTGTCAGCCAAGGGGTTAGTGGTCAACCTTGGAAAGGATTGGATGTCACAACCAGAGGAAGGCACTGGATGTACATCCCAAGTACTCTCGACGAGTTGGATAAACAGGGTCGAATTCACTGGCCGAAGAAAAAGGGCGGTATGCCTCGGTTGAAACAATTTCCTGAAGATTTGCCGGGGGTTCCTCTGCAGGATATTTGGGATGATATCAGACCGATTCACAACCTAGCTCAGGAAAGATTAGGTTATCCGACACAAAAGCCAGTAGCACTTCTGGAACGGATTTTGACAACCTCATCTAAACAATCCGATGTCGTACTCGATCCATTCTGTGGCTGTGGCACTGCAATCGTGGCGGCAGAAAAACTCGGACGCAAATGGATCGGTATCGATATAACACACCTCGCTATTTCTCTCATCAAGAAGCGATTAAATGATCATTTCCCCGATTCCAAATTTGCGGTTGTAGGAGAACCTAAATCAGTCGATGCCGCAGAGATGCTTTTCCTCGATTCACCTTTCCAATTTGAAAGCTGGGCGGTCTCATTGCTTGGTGGACAACCTTTCAAGAGCAAGGGAGGCGGAGATGGTGGCATTGACGGATTGCTTTACTTTCAGGACTTTGAAAACAAGTTTCACCGTGCGATTATTGAAGTCAAGGGCGGCAAATATCAACCCAAAGATATTCGTGCCCTTAAAGGCGTTCTAGAGCGAGAAGAAGCTCCGTTGGGAATTTTAATAGCCTTGCAGCCTCCTACAAAACCTATGCTTGCCGAGGCCGCCGCGATGGGCACTTGGACTCTACCCGGAGGAAGCAATTTCCCAATCATGCAGATCGTGACTATTGAGCAACTTTTTGGTGGTCGACTGCCGAAGCTTCCAGATACAAGTACAACACTCAAAAAAGCAAAGCGCGAATACCGCGAATCGGAAAAAAAACCGCCGAAATTTTTATAG
- a CDS encoding peptidylprolyl isomerase has protein sequence MNKNTRLSRLLYAGSVITALLCAVCGSPPPPISFESTLDSTFVVARAANDVVVTNQDVFAALKRSELVSNGGTVEASEIQAMLDSVILDTLAGLDVISVDLIRHYHDYRLFQQSYYDKLIDAFWEEVVNKKVTADSSEAIQFYHEHKELFSVKEQVDLYHILVSWLGFATGPDSLTYRTMTREQLEAEAKELAFRMHRLIDSGEYFENVAYTLSHDISSREKGGHIGWTGRGVYLDPFDSVAFLLKEGEHSLPYQDADGWHLIKVASYLPEGPVPIDSPQVYESARLSLLTTKANIISDSIIDSLRLEVNVAPNPAILDTNIYFVHDTVWAGVVNGVDTIDSRRMKELEENFRARHGVDNTDSTIKKEMLAFAAERWLLVQVARSHGIDTLPYMKERWKSLWHHRSKAVVMRRATDPDWSPSEAQIEKHYKDNLSRFVYDKPLTFDLLTVNDSTMAAFFREQLLTGLEFSDLVEEYGKQPEITLTVEHVANVGQEDIPREVYNAALQSRIGTVSRPFKSNKGHHLLKLIEHNQSRTFMEAKGTLLSELQRQHRSEVWQKYRDDLFRRYSVTFPGQLTGSMAMEPRWTRLPRER, from the coding sequence ATGAATAAAAACACACGTCTAAGTCGTCTTCTTTATGCCGGTTCTGTAATTACAGCGCTTTTGTGTGCCGTCTGCGGAAGCCCCCCTCCGCCGATTTCTTTTGAAAGTACTCTGGATTCAACTTTTGTTGTCGCTCGAGCGGCAAATGATGTTGTTGTCACCAATCAAGATGTGTTTGCCGCACTGAAAAGAAGTGAATTGGTTTCTAACGGAGGAACCGTCGAAGCCTCGGAAATTCAGGCCATGCTCGACAGTGTTATCCTTGATACCCTCGCCGGTCTCGATGTGATCTCGGTCGACCTTATACGGCACTATCACGACTACCGCCTCTTTCAGCAGTCGTACTACGACAAATTAATCGACGCCTTTTGGGAGGAAGTCGTGAATAAAAAAGTCACGGCCGATTCTTCCGAAGCCATTCAATTCTATCACGAGCACAAAGAGTTGTTCAGTGTGAAAGAACAAGTAGATCTCTATCATATTCTTGTCTCTTGGCTTGGCTTTGCCACTGGCCCTGATTCATTGACATACCGAACAATGACAAGAGAACAGTTGGAGGCTGAAGCCAAAGAACTTGCATTCAGAATGCACCGCCTTATTGATTCCGGCGAGTATTTCGAAAATGTTGCCTATACCCTCTCGCATGATATCTCATCGCGTGAAAAAGGCGGCCATATCGGCTGGACGGGAAGAGGAGTCTACCTTGATCCTTTTGATTCTGTAGCCTTTTTACTCAAAGAAGGAGAGCATTCGCTTCCCTATCAGGATGCGGACGGCTGGCATTTAATTAAAGTTGCGAGTTATTTGCCTGAGGGGCCTGTTCCGATAGATTCGCCGCAGGTGTATGAGTCTGCGCGATTGTCACTGTTGACTACCAAGGCCAATATTATTAGCGACTCTATTATCGATAGTCTGAGGCTGGAAGTAAACGTCGCGCCCAATCCGGCCATTCTTGACACAAACATTTATTTCGTCCATGACACCGTCTGGGCCGGAGTCGTAAATGGCGTTGACACCATAGACTCTCGTCGAATGAAGGAGCTTGAAGAAAATTTCCGCGCACGACACGGGGTCGATAATACTGATTCCACAATTAAGAAAGAGATGCTTGCATTTGCCGCCGAAAGATGGCTTTTGGTTCAAGTCGCAAGATCGCATGGTATCGATACACTGCCATATATGAAGGAACGTTGGAAAAGTCTCTGGCATCATCGAAGCAAAGCAGTTGTGATGCGCCGCGCCACGGATCCGGACTGGTCTCCCAGCGAAGCTCAGATAGAAAAACATTACAAAGACAATCTCTCACGTTTCGTTTATGATAAGCCTTTGACTTTTGATCTATTAACCGTCAACGATTCAACGATGGCTGCGTTCTTTCGCGAACAGCTTCTCACGGGTCTTGAATTTTCCGACTTAGTTGAGGAGTATGGAAAGCAGCCAGAGATAACTCTAACCGTAGAACATGTCGCAAATGTTGGCCAAGAGGACATTCCCAGAGAAGTTTATAATGCCGCCCTGCAGTCAAGAATCGGCACAGTCTCGCGTCCGTTCAAGTCGAACAAGGGCCATCATTTATTAAAGCTCATCGAGCATAATCAATCCCGCACGTTCATGGAAGCCAAAGGAACTCTTCTCTCAGAATTGCAGAGACAGCACCGAAGCGAAGTTTGGCAGAAATACCGTGATGATCTCTTCCGCCGATATTCCGTAACATTCCCCGGACAACTGACCGGTTCCATGGCAATGGAGCCCCGTTGGACACGACTACCGCGCGAGAGATAG